The Scomber japonicus isolate fScoJap1 chromosome 9, fScoJap1.pri, whole genome shotgun sequence genome includes a region encoding these proteins:
- the LOC128364835 gene encoding P2X purinoceptor 7-like, whose amino-acid sequence MSQFDDAFCLQKLHKLSKNVRLLTLEENKSQFILILQAGRFSFIHLIIYIGSTLSYYALTTVLIDWLIGTSCYSAEVGQNYSEKKVEAVQDKKKCILCVSYVDENNIRLVKRSQKKSLQDVKPMLVQPREENTGHLRAVFSLLQPDTIMDPKAEPLLAP is encoded by the exons atgtcaCAGTTCGATGATGCTTTTTGCCTCCAGAAGCTTCATAAACTGTCTAAAAATGTCCGGCTCTTGACTCTGGAGGAAAACAAGTCTCAGTTTATTCTGATTTTGCAGGCGGGGAGGTTCAGCTTCATTCATCTCATCATCTACATCGGATCAACGCTGTCGTACTACGCTCTG ACGACCGTGCTGATCGACTGGCTGATTGGAACCAGCTGTTACTCCGCAGAAGTCGGACAAAACTACTCGGAGAAGAAGGTGGAGGCGGTCCAAGACAAAAAGAAG tgcatcctgtgtgtgtcctacgTCGACGAGAACAACATTCGCCTGGTGAAGAGATCTCAGAAGAAGAGTTTACAGGACGTGAAGCCGATGTTGGTTCAACCTCGAGAG GAGAACACAGGACACCTCCGAGCCgtcttctctctgctgcagccaGACACCATCATGGATCCCAAAGCCGAGCCTCTTCTCGCCCCCTAA